One window of the Epinephelus moara isolate mb chromosome 24, YSFRI_EMoa_1.0, whole genome shotgun sequence genome contains the following:
- the trib3 gene encoding tribbles homolog 3, giving the protein MSMGMTAARSQLCLKRLLDEPQDNLLKCKVARLDPHPPATGLSHCLRPKSPAPEANQSQSPTKVGSYFLFEPCEGEKTYRAVHAQTKQQYTCQVLPLRGYQERLAAYSRIGHHDNICGLLDVVIGQDSVYVFLPGHHGDMHAYVRSRKRLGEDEARDLFAQMLNAVTHCHLHGVVLRDLKLRRFVFIDQYRTRLALLGLDDCVLLHGNHEDDSLTDRHGCPAYVSPELLTNGNRSYSGRAADIWSLGVSLYTMLIGRYPFQDTQPAVLFTKIRRGAFSLPEWLSPQAKCLIGCMLRKLPTERLTASELLMHPWLTNPCTPHHNTQKTHTHSSQKTPQNKQEDDDQVVPTWTEKH; this is encoded by the exons ATGAGCATGGGCATGACAGCCGCCAGATCTCAGCTGTGTCTGAAGAGGTTACTGGATGAGCCGCAGGACAATTTACTGAAATGTAAAGTAGCCCGTCTGGATCCGCACCCTCCTGCCACCGGCCTATCACACTGCCTCAGGCCCAAAAGCCCCGCCCCCGAAGCCAACCAGAGCCAGTCTCCAACCAAAGTCGGATCGTACTTCCTGTTTGAACCCTGTGAGGGGGAGAAGACTTACAGGGCTGTGCATGCACAGACAAAGCAGCAATACACCTGCCAG GTTCTTCCTCTGCGTGGTTATCAAGAACGCTTGGCTGCCTACTCCCGCATTGGTCACCATGACAACATCTGTGGCCTGTTGGATGTGGTGATTGGCCAGGACAGTGTTTACGTTTTCCTGCCAGGTCACCATGGCGACATGCACGCATACGTGAGAAGCAGGAAGCGCCTAGGAGAAGACGAGGCGAGGGATCTTTTTGCTCAGATGCTGAACGCCGTGACGCACTGTCATCTCCATGGAGTCGTCCTGAGAGATCTGAAGCTGCGCAGATTTGTCTTCATCGACCAATACAG GACTCGTCTCGCTCTGCTCGGCCTGGACGACTGCGTCCTCCTGCATGGTAACCATGAAGATgactctctgacagacagacacggCTGCCCCGCCTACGTCAGCCCCGAGCTGCTGACCAACGGGAACAGATCTTACTCGGGTCGCGCTGCAGACATCTGGAGTCTGGGCGTGTCTCTGTACACAATGCTGATTGGACGATACCCATTTCAGGACACACAGCCTGCTGTGCTTTTCACCAAGATACGCCGCGGGGCCTTCAGCCTGCCCGAGTGGCTGTCGCCGCAGGCCAAGTGTCTGATTGGCTGCATGCTGAGGAAGTTGCCCACAGAGAGACTGACGGCGTCAGAGCTGCTGATGCACCCGTGGCTGACCAATCCCTGCACGCCACATCACaacacacaaaagacacacacacacagttcacaaAAAACACCACAGAATAAACAAGAGGACGATGATCAGGTGGTGCCGACGTGGACTGAAAAACACTAA